Proteins found in one Herbiconiux sp. A18JL235 genomic segment:
- a CDS encoding ribose-phosphate diphosphokinase, producing the protein MSGIKASTEKSLVVVSGRAHPQLAEDIAAELGTTLVETEARTFANGELYIRYGESVRGSDVFVIQSHTAPINEWLMEQLIMVDALKRASAKRITVVAPFYPYARQDKKGRGREPISARLVADLFKAAGADRIMSVDLHAAQIQGFFDGPVDHLFAMPVLLEHMRKSLDPSTLTVVSPDMGRVRVADIWSDKLGVPLAIIHKRRDPRVPNQVSVHEIVGDVRGRVCLLVDDLIDTGRTIVAAAEALKANGATGVVVAATHAVFSDPATQILQSPFIDQVVVTDTLPLPAEKHWDRLTILPIAPLIARAINEVFSDGSVTTMFDGDA; encoded by the coding sequence GTGTCCGGAATCAAGGCCAGCACGGAGAAGAGCCTCGTCGTCGTCTCGGGACGAGCGCATCCGCAGCTGGCGGAGGACATCGCCGCCGAACTCGGCACCACCCTGGTGGAGACCGAGGCGCGCACCTTCGCGAACGGCGAGCTGTACATCCGCTACGGCGAGAGCGTGCGCGGCAGCGACGTGTTCGTCATCCAGTCGCACACCGCGCCCATCAACGAGTGGCTCATGGAGCAGCTCATCATGGTCGACGCCCTCAAGCGCGCGAGCGCGAAGCGCATCACCGTCGTCGCGCCGTTCTACCCCTACGCCCGGCAGGACAAGAAGGGCCGCGGGCGCGAGCCCATCTCGGCCCGTCTGGTCGCCGATCTGTTCAAGGCCGCGGGCGCCGACCGCATCATGTCGGTCGACCTGCACGCCGCGCAGATCCAGGGCTTCTTCGACGGCCCGGTCGACCACCTCTTCGCCATGCCCGTGCTGCTCGAACACATGCGCAAGTCGCTCGACCCGTCGACCCTCACGGTGGTCTCGCCCGACATGGGCCGCGTGCGCGTCGCCGACATCTGGAGCGACAAGCTGGGCGTGCCGCTCGCGATCATCCACAAGCGCCGCGACCCGCGGGTGCCGAACCAGGTGAGCGTTCACGAGATCGTCGGAGACGTGCGCGGCCGTGTGTGCCTTCTCGTCGACGACCTCATCGACACCGGCCGAACCATCGTCGCCGCTGCCGAAGCGCTGAAGGCCAACGGCGCCACCGGTGTCGTGGTGGCGGCGACTCACGCCGTGTTCTCCGACCCGGCCACGCAGATCCTCCAGTCGCCGTTCATCGACCAGGTCGTGGTCACCGACACCTTGCCGCTGCCGGCCGAGAAGCACTGGGACAGGCTCACCATCCTGCCCATCGCCCCGCTCATCGCGCGGGCCATCAACGAGGTCTTCAGCGACGGATCGGTCACCACCATGTTCGACGGAGATGCATGA
- the glmU gene encoding bifunctional UDP-N-acetylglucosamine diphosphorylase/glucosamine-1-phosphate N-acetyltransferase GlmU, with the protein MTDPHLAIVVLAAGQGTRMKSSTPKLLHEIAGVPLIGHVLATAGEMDAAYTVSVVRHERDRVVEVIEDHFPSSIIADQDEVAGTGRAVEQAIAALPADFDGDVLVVSGDVPLLDADTLRGLVAEHRASAASATLLSAVLDDATGYGRIVRGDGGLLDRIVEHKDANDSELAIREINAGVYVFGLAELRDQLARVSTDNAQGEKYLTDVIGLLRRAGSDVAAVPVSEPWLVAGINDRAQLSEAAAKLNALIVRGWQLNGVTVVDPATTWIDLKASFEHDVTLLPGTQIKGATSIARGAVVGPDTTLVDCEVGEGAVVKRTDATLSVIGAGASVGPFAFLRPNTVLDADGKIGTFVETKNAHIGAGSKVPHLSYIGDTEVGTGSNVGAGTITANYDGVNKHRTQVGSHVRTGSHNVFVAPVRIGDGAYTGAGTVVRKDVPAGSLAINVAPQRNLAGWVEQNRPGTDAATAAAAAHEASSAEQIGE; encoded by the coding sequence ATGACCGACCCCCACCTCGCCATCGTCGTCCTCGCCGCGGGCCAGGGCACCCGCATGAAGTCGAGCACCCCGAAGCTCCTGCACGAGATCGCGGGCGTCCCCCTCATCGGCCACGTGCTCGCCACCGCGGGCGAGATGGATGCGGCGTACACCGTGAGCGTCGTGCGCCACGAGCGCGACCGCGTCGTCGAGGTCATCGAAGACCACTTCCCCTCCTCGATCATCGCCGACCAGGACGAGGTCGCGGGCACCGGCCGTGCGGTCGAGCAGGCCATCGCCGCACTCCCCGCCGACTTCGACGGCGACGTGCTCGTCGTCTCGGGCGACGTGCCCCTGCTCGACGCCGACACCCTCCGCGGTCTCGTCGCCGAGCACCGGGCGAGCGCCGCCTCCGCCACCCTGCTGAGCGCCGTGCTCGACGACGCCACGGGCTACGGCCGCATCGTGCGCGGCGACGGCGGTCTGCTCGACCGCATCGTCGAGCACAAAGACGCGAACGACTCCGAGCTCGCCATCCGCGAGATCAACGCCGGCGTCTACGTGTTCGGCCTGGCCGAGCTGCGCGACCAGCTCGCCCGGGTGAGCACCGACAACGCCCAGGGCGAGAAGTACCTCACCGACGTCATCGGCCTGCTGCGCCGGGCGGGGTCGGATGTCGCGGCCGTGCCGGTCTCCGAGCCGTGGCTCGTCGCCGGCATCAACGACCGCGCGCAGCTCAGCGAGGCCGCCGCCAAGCTCAACGCGCTCATCGTGCGCGGCTGGCAGCTGAACGGCGTCACCGTCGTCGACCCCGCGACCACCTGGATCGACCTCAAGGCGAGCTTCGAGCACGACGTCACCCTGCTCCCCGGCACCCAGATCAAGGGTGCGACGAGCATCGCCCGCGGCGCCGTCGTCGGCCCCGACACCACCCTGGTCGACTGCGAGGTGGGGGAGGGCGCCGTGGTGAAGCGCACCGACGCGACGCTCTCGGTGATCGGTGCCGGAGCATCCGTCGGTCCCTTCGCCTTCCTGCGGCCGAACACGGTGCTCGACGCCGACGGCAAGATCGGCACCTTCGTCGAGACGAAGAACGCGCACATCGGCGCGGGCTCCAAGGTGCCGCACCTGTCGTACATCGGCGACACCGAGGTGGGCACAGGCTCGAACGTGGGCGCCGGCACCATCACAGCCAACTACGACGGCGTGAACAAGCACCGCACCCAGGTGGGCTCGCACGTGCGCACCGGCTCGCACAACGTGTTCGTCGCCCCGGTTAGAATCGGAGACGGCGCCTACACGGGTGCCGGAACGGTGGTTCGCAAAGACGTGCCCGCCGGTTCGCTGGCGATCAACGTGGCCCCGCAGCGCAACCTGGCGGGGTGGGTCGAACAGAACCGGCCGGGTACGGATGCTGCTACCGCGGCCGCCGCCGCGCACGAGGCCTCGTCGGCCGAACAGATCGGAGAATAG
- a CDS encoding spermidine synthase gives MDAADRSFTLALDGHEAVLKLIHAETGSYRLSVDGIPQSIVSTSHPELLDWPYVRQIGRLLDAAAPAGAPLRCLHLGAGALTLPRYVEHSRPGSPQVVVEYERELGEAVLAALPLPPRHGVRMLYGDARELAERAAPAELGAPVEFAVIDLWEASTVRARVASREFYALVSRLLAPGAVVAVNLLDGARFEYARRQAATLAAVFRHVAVVLAESPTSDGSDPLDNVLVVASDEPLVVVAQPELFAEAGEGPGEPPFVLHGGALESWVGSVPEMTDATATDSPSPDDPRFGGD, from the coding sequence ATGGATGCCGCCGACCGCAGCTTCACCCTGGCGCTCGACGGGCACGAAGCGGTGTTGAAGCTCATCCACGCCGAGACCGGAAGCTACCGACTGAGTGTCGACGGCATCCCGCAGTCGATCGTGTCGACCTCGCACCCCGAGCTGCTCGACTGGCCGTATGTGCGGCAGATCGGCAGGCTGCTCGACGCCGCGGCGCCTGCGGGTGCTCCCCTGCGCTGCCTGCACCTCGGCGCGGGCGCCCTGACGCTCCCCCGCTACGTCGAGCACAGCCGGCCGGGGTCGCCCCAGGTCGTGGTGGAGTACGAGCGTGAGCTCGGCGAGGCGGTGCTCGCGGCGCTGCCGCTGCCGCCTCGGCACGGGGTGCGCATGCTGTACGGCGACGCGAGGGAGCTCGCCGAGCGCGCGGCACCGGCCGAACTCGGCGCACCCGTCGAGTTCGCGGTGATCGACCTCTGGGAGGCGTCGACCGTGCGGGCTCGGGTGGCGAGCCGCGAGTTCTACGCGCTGGTGTCGAGGCTGCTCGCGCCCGGGGCCGTGGTGGCCGTGAACCTCCTCGACGGGGCGCGGTTCGAGTACGCCCGGCGCCAGGCGGCGACCCTCGCCGCGGTGTTCCGGCACGTCGCGGTGGTGCTCGCCGAATCGCCCACCTCCGATGGGAGCGATCCGCTCGACAACGTGCTCGTCGTGGCGAGCGACGAGCCTCTGGTCGTCGTGGCGCAGCCCGAGCTCTTCGCCGAAGCCGGCGAGGGGCCCGGCGAGCCGCCGTTCGTGCTGCACGGTGGCGCACTCGAGAGCTGGGTGGGCAGCGTGCCCGAGATGACCGACGCCACGGCCACCGACTCGCCCTCCCCCGATGACCCCCGCTTCGGCGGCGACTGA
- a CDS encoding alpha/beta fold hydrolase: MTDASAPSPPPVPVRLATLHWGVDGARDSGGPRVLLLHGLPSAAGTWWRIASELADRGWSVTAPDLRGHGLSPRSTRYRLTDYAADVLALVPGSAGSDGGAPGAAAPTGRPWDLVVGHSLGGAVAVVAAASDPAWARRLLLIDPVLALGDDEAEQILPDLLADLHGDRLDPGALLREHPLWHVEDAVQKVNAARVVSPFVVERTLRDNAGTWQLEAPATTLAAPVHVLAADPALGASFTAEQGERMHAAASSLSYTVVDGAGHSVHRDDPARVIDEAVALLA; the protein is encoded by the coding sequence ATGACCGACGCGTCCGCCCCCAGCCCGCCCCCGGTGCCGGTGCGCCTCGCCACGCTCCACTGGGGCGTCGACGGCGCACGCGACAGCGGCGGCCCGCGAGTGCTCCTCCTGCACGGGCTGCCCTCCGCGGCGGGCACATGGTGGCGCATCGCCTCCGAGCTCGCCGACCGCGGCTGGAGCGTGACGGCCCCCGACCTCCGCGGCCACGGCCTCTCCCCACGATCGACCCGCTACCGCCTCACCGACTACGCCGCCGACGTCCTGGCCCTGGTGCCCGGCTCGGCCGGCTCCGACGGAGGCGCGCCGGGCGCGGCCGCGCCCACGGGCCGCCCGTGGGATCTCGTCGTCGGCCACTCCCTCGGCGGAGCCGTCGCCGTGGTCGCCGCTGCCTCCGACCCGGCCTGGGCGCGAAGGCTGCTGCTCATCGACCCCGTGCTCGCCCTCGGCGACGACGAGGCCGAGCAGATCCTCCCTGACCTGCTTGCCGACCTTCACGGCGACCGGCTCGACCCGGGTGCGTTGCTGCGCGAGCATCCGCTCTGGCACGTCGAAGACGCCGTGCAGAAGGTGAATGCCGCCCGGGTGGTGAGCCCGTTCGTGGTCGAGCGCACCCTGCGCGACAACGCCGGCACCTGGCAGCTCGAGGCGCCGGCGACGACCCTCGCCGCCCCTGTGCACGTGCTCGCTGCCGACCCGGCGCTCGGCGCCTCGTTCACGGCCGAGCAAGGCGAGCGGATGCACGCGGCGGCCTCCTCACTCAGCTACACCGTGGTCGACGGTGCGGGTCATTCGGTGCACCGCGACGACCCCGCACGGGTGATCGACGAGGCCGTCGCCCTCCTGGCGTAG
- a CDS encoding adenine phosphoribosyltransferase has protein sequence MTETPDFPEPGILFRDLSTLFADPEGLPAVGAALVGRHAEPSPFGAVDAVVGIEARGFVLGTAAAMAGGLGMLAVRKAGKLPGEVLTESYALEYGTASLEVHPETLPTGSRVLLVDDVLATGGTVAATVRLMQRAGWVVAGISVVIELDGLGGRAAVAAETDAPVHPLLVL, from the coding sequence ATGACCGAGACCCCCGACTTCCCCGAACCGGGCATCCTGTTCCGCGACCTCTCCACTTTGTTCGCCGACCCCGAGGGGCTGCCTGCCGTGGGCGCCGCTCTGGTCGGCCGCCATGCGGAGCCGTCGCCGTTCGGCGCAGTGGATGCGGTGGTCGGCATCGAGGCGCGCGGCTTCGTGCTCGGCACGGCGGCGGCGATGGCCGGCGGGCTCGGCATGCTCGCCGTGCGGAAGGCCGGCAAGCTGCCGGGTGAGGTGCTGACCGAGAGCTACGCGCTCGAGTACGGCACCGCGTCGCTCGAGGTGCACCCCGAGACCCTCCCCACCGGATCGCGCGTGCTGCTCGTCGACGACGTTCTCGCCACCGGTGGCACGGTCGCGGCGACGGTGCGCCTCATGCAACGCGCCGGTTGGGTGGTGGCGGGCATCTCGGTGGTGATCGAGCTCGACGGGCTCGGCGGTCGCGCGGCGGTGGCGGCCGAGACCGACGCACCCGTGCATCCGCTGCTCGTGCTCTGA
- a CDS encoding FAD-dependent oxidoreductase produces the protein MARYIDTIVIGASATGSAAAWQLAGRGTEVVVFELEGAEVAEKARGVCSLAPFTADALTLRLAAEAREHWGVLESLLGRRLLDSGSALWMPGSELSGRAVGAGGSADAEILAAETAAGLWPGIRFAGSVLHVPGAARIEAGAGVGALRGAAVAVGVEFRYRERVTRIRVLGDERALVEVCAVGAAGEALEEVREFECRRLVVAVGARTAKLAGGVLVLPRLVVSQQQPARFAARAGAASRGAESGGAQIGGGGAGSGIARAGDARSAGAGSAGAGSGGAGSGGAGDGGPVSSGAWPIWRHDPVVGDRRSGYWRGSAWGAPAGDGAEVVWSAPGAAAAPDAGVGFRSERRRRTALQHYVREWLPGLDHEQGAERGEVAVSTRDGHPVIDRVGPVTVATALSDLGTGFAPAVGVLVADLADGVRAPAALSLRPDRRASASAWAAATSPSAGATTGRREIG, from the coding sequence GTGGCCAGGTACATCGACACGATCGTGATCGGCGCGAGCGCGACCGGTTCGGCCGCCGCCTGGCAGCTGGCGGGCCGGGGCACCGAGGTCGTCGTGTTCGAGCTCGAGGGTGCGGAGGTCGCCGAGAAAGCTCGGGGTGTCTGCTCGCTCGCTCCGTTCACTGCCGACGCGCTGACGCTCAGGCTCGCTGCGGAGGCGAGGGAGCACTGGGGTGTGCTCGAGTCGCTGCTGGGCCGGCGCCTGCTCGACAGCGGGTCTGCGCTCTGGATGCCGGGGTCGGAGCTGTCCGGTCGTGCGGTCGGGGCCGGGGGTTCGGCTGACGCGGAGATCCTCGCGGCGGAGACCGCGGCGGGGTTGTGGCCGGGGATCCGGTTCGCCGGGTCGGTGCTTCACGTTCCCGGGGCGGCTCGCATCGAGGCCGGCGCGGGAGTCGGAGCGCTGCGCGGCGCAGCCGTCGCCGTCGGTGTCGAGTTCCGGTATCGCGAACGGGTGACGCGCATCCGGGTGCTGGGCGACGAGCGCGCGCTGGTCGAGGTCTGCGCGGTCGGCGCGGCGGGTGAGGCGCTCGAGGAGGTGCGGGAGTTCGAGTGCCGCCGACTCGTGGTGGCGGTCGGAGCCCGCACGGCGAAGCTGGCCGGTGGGGTGCTCGTGCTGCCGCGCCTCGTGGTGAGCCAGCAGCAGCCCGCGCGCTTCGCGGCGCGCGCCGGCGCGGCCAGCCGTGGTGCGGAGAGCGGCGGCGCGCAGATTGGCGGTGGCGGCGCGGGGAGCGGCATCGCGAGAGCCGGGGATGCGAGGAGTGCCGGCGCAGGGAGCGCCGGCGCGGGGAGCGGCGGTGCTGGGAGCGGCGGTGCGGGGGACGGCGGGCCGGTGAGTTCGGGCGCCTGGCCGATCTGGAGGCACGATCCCGTGGTGGGTGATCGGCGCAGCGGGTACTGGCGGGGCTCGGCGTGGGGTGCCCCCGCGGGGGACGGTGCCGAGGTGGTCTGGTCGGCACCCGGGGCCGCAGCGGCTCCGGATGCGGGGGTGGGGTTCCGCTCCGAGCGCCGCCGCCGCACGGCGCTGCAGCACTACGTGCGCGAGTGGCTGCCCGGGCTCGATCACGAACAGGGTGCCGAGCGGGGTGAGGTCGCGGTGTCGACGCGGGACGGGCATCCGGTGATCGACCGCGTCGGTCCCGTCACCGTGGCCACGGCGCTGTCCGACCTCGGTACCGGCTTCGCGCCCGCCGTGGGCGTGCTCGTCGCCGACCTCGCCGACGGGGTGCGTGCGCCCGCCGCGCTCTCGCTGCGACCGGACCGCCGAGCCTCCGCCTCGGCATGGGCGGCGGCGACGTCACCGTCGGCCGGCGCGACCACGGGTCGGCGGGAGATCGGATGA
- the rsmA gene encoding 16S rRNA (adenine(1518)-N(6)/adenine(1519)-N(6))-dimethyltransferase RsmA has translation MSDASVSLLGPAEIRDLAALLDLTPTKKLGQNFVIDANTVRKIVRVARVEAGDTVVEIGPGLGSLTFGLLEAGASVVAVEIDGRLAAQLPLTAAQLAPDALLTVVHDDAMRILSLPDEPSRLVANLPYNVSVPVLLHFLEHFPSIRSGVVMVQAEVGHRLAAAPGSKVYGSPSVKAAWYGEWRTAGQVSRQVFWPVPNVDSVLVGFDRVGEGLDSEELRVRTFEIVDAAFGQRRKMLRQALSTLFGDSAAATRVLEAAGVDPMARGEQLDVHAFLAIARAWGAGAGAGAGAGA, from the coding sequence GTGAGCGACGCATCCGTGAGTCTGCTGGGGCCGGCAGAGATCCGCGACCTGGCGGCGCTGCTCGACCTCACGCCCACGAAGAAGCTCGGTCAGAACTTCGTCATCGACGCCAACACGGTGCGCAAGATCGTGCGCGTGGCGCGGGTCGAGGCGGGTGACACGGTGGTGGAGATCGGGCCGGGGCTCGGCTCACTCACCTTCGGGCTGCTCGAGGCGGGCGCGTCGGTCGTCGCCGTCGAGATCGACGGGCGGCTCGCGGCGCAGCTGCCGCTGACCGCCGCGCAGCTCGCGCCCGACGCCCTGCTCACCGTCGTGCATGACGACGCGATGCGCATCCTGTCGCTCCCCGACGAGCCGTCGAGGCTCGTCGCCAACCTGCCGTACAACGTGTCGGTGCCGGTGCTGCTGCACTTCCTCGAGCACTTCCCGTCGATCCGCTCGGGGGTGGTGATGGTGCAGGCGGAGGTCGGGCACAGGCTGGCTGCTGCGCCGGGGTCGAAGGTGTACGGCTCGCCCAGCGTGAAGGCCGCCTGGTACGGCGAGTGGCGCACGGCGGGGCAGGTGAGCCGGCAGGTGTTCTGGCCCGTGCCGAACGTCGACTCGGTGCTCGTCGGCTTCGACCGCGTGGGCGAGGGACTCGACAGCGAAGAGCTGCGGGTGCGCACCTTCGAGATCGTCGACGCCGCGTTCGGGCAGCGGCGCAAGATGCTGCGGCAGGCGCTCTCGACGCTGTTCGGTGACTCGGCTGCGGCGACGCGGGTGCTGGAGGCGGCGGGGGTCGACCCGATGGCGCGGGGGGAGCAGCTCGACGTGCACGCCTTCCTCGCTATCGCGCGCGCCTGGGGCGCTGGCGCTGGCGCTGGCGCGGGCGCGGGCGCTTAG
- a CDS encoding ABC-F family ATP-binding cassette domain-containing protein: MAHLLGAEALHLEYPTRVVFDSVTIGLNEGDRVGIVGRNGDGKSTLLKLLSGRIEPDGGRVTRRRGVTLGMLDQADTVDPALTVAQAVVGDLDEHVWAGDAKVRDVIAGLLGDLDWHAVVGTLSGGQRRRVALAALLVGDWDVVFLDEPTNHLDVEGIAWLAEHLKRRWPASQGGLAVVTHDRWFLDEVSTSTWEVHDRIIEPFEGGYAAYILQRVERDRMAAASEAKRQNLLRKELAWLRRGAPARTSKPTFRIDAAEELIADEPPVRDTVSLTQMATARLGKDVVDVIDAGVSFGDKKVLESVEWRIAPGERTGILGVNGAGKSTLLGLVTGAVQPTSGTVKRGKTVKIATLTQQLAELDDVKNDRVSEVIGRYRSSYVAGGKELTPGQLLERLGFTSAQLSTRVKDLSGGQKRRLQLLLILLDEPNVLILDEPTNDLDTDMLAALEDLLDSFPGTLLVVSHDRYLVERVTDQQYAVLDGRFRHLPGGLEEYLRLRAAGVGAGGPAAVQPGGSPASGSAASGAASGPALAGAELRAAEKERSSLERKINKLTGDIEKLHRRIAEFDQSDYLGLGTLTAELTALETQTSELETRWLELSEQLDG, translated from the coding sequence GTGGCTCATCTTCTGGGCGCCGAGGCGCTCCACCTGGAATATCCGACGCGTGTCGTCTTCGACTCCGTGACCATCGGTCTCAACGAGGGCGACCGGGTGGGCATCGTGGGCCGCAACGGCGACGGCAAGTCGACGCTGCTGAAACTGCTCTCGGGCCGCATCGAACCCGACGGCGGCCGGGTCACCCGCCGCCGCGGCGTGACGCTCGGGATGCTCGACCAGGCCGACACCGTCGACCCGGCTCTCACAGTCGCCCAGGCGGTGGTCGGTGACCTCGACGAGCACGTCTGGGCCGGTGACGCGAAGGTGCGCGACGTCATCGCGGGCCTCCTCGGCGACCTCGACTGGCACGCGGTCGTCGGCACGCTCTCGGGAGGGCAGCGCCGCCGCGTGGCACTCGCGGCGCTGCTCGTCGGCGACTGGGACGTCGTCTTCCTCGACGAGCCCACGAACCACCTCGACGTCGAGGGCATCGCCTGGCTCGCCGAGCACCTCAAGCGCCGCTGGCCCGCTTCGCAGGGCGGACTCGCGGTGGTCACCCACGACCGGTGGTTCCTCGACGAGGTCTCCACCTCCACCTGGGAGGTGCACGATCGCATCATCGAGCCGTTCGAGGGCGGCTATGCCGCCTACATCCTGCAACGGGTGGAGCGCGACCGGATGGCAGCGGCAAGCGAGGCCAAGCGCCAGAACCTGCTGCGCAAAGAGCTCGCCTGGCTGCGCCGCGGCGCGCCCGCCCGCACCTCGAAGCCCACGTTCCGCATCGACGCCGCCGAGGAGCTGATCGCCGACGAACCGCCCGTGCGCGACACGGTGTCACTGACGCAGATGGCGACGGCGCGTCTCGGCAAAGACGTCGTCGACGTCATCGACGCCGGGGTGTCGTTCGGCGACAAGAAGGTGCTCGAGAGCGTGGAATGGCGCATCGCGCCGGGTGAGCGCACGGGCATCCTCGGCGTGAACGGGGCGGGCAAGTCGACGCTGCTCGGCTTGGTCACGGGCGCCGTGCAGCCGACGAGCGGCACGGTGAAGCGGGGCAAGACGGTGAAGATCGCCACGCTCACGCAACAGCTCGCCGAGCTCGACGACGTGAAGAACGACCGGGTCAGCGAGGTCATCGGGCGCTACCGCAGCTCGTACGTCGCCGGCGGCAAGGAACTCACCCCCGGCCAGTTGCTCGAGCGGCTCGGCTTCACCAGCGCCCAGCTCTCGACTCGTGTGAAAGACCTGTCGGGCGGGCAGAAGCGTCGGCTGCAGCTGCTGCTCATCCTGCTCGACGAGCCGAACGTGCTCATCCTCGACGAGCCCACCAACGACCTCGACACCGACATGCTCGCCGCCCTCGAAGACCTCCTCGACTCGTTCCCGGGCACGCTCCTCGTCGTGTCGCACGACCGGTACCTCGTCGAGCGCGTCACCGATCAGCAGTACGCCGTGCTCGACGGCCGCTTCCGGCACCTCCCCGGCGGGCTCGAGGAGTACCTGCGGCTGAGGGCCGCGGGAGTGGGGGCGGGCGGGCCCGCCGCCGTGCAGCCCGGTGGTTCCCCTGCATCCGGTTCCGCCGCATCCGGTGCCGCGTCGGGCCCCGCGCTCGCCGGGGCCGAGCTGCGCGCTGCCGAGAAGGAGCGCTCGTCGCTCGAGCGCAAGATCAACAAGCTCACGGGCGACATCGAGAAGCTGCACCGGCGCATCGCCGAGTTCGACCAGTCCGACTACCTCGGCCTCGGCACCCTCACCGCCGAGCTCACCGCACTGGAGACCCAGACTTCCGAGCTCGAGACCCGCTGGCTCGAGCTCTCGGAGCAGCTCGACGGCTGA
- a CDS encoding 4-(cytidine 5'-diphospho)-2-C-methyl-D-erythritol kinase: MSNRGATDAVHVRAPGKINVFLKVGAVMGDGYHDVATAYQAVSLYEDVYASPASDFSVEFGGHIDTSRLETDGSNLAIRAARLLARRAGYREGVRLRIEKNVPIAGGMGGGSADAAATLLACDTLWGTDLGRDELLSLASELGADVPFAFTGGTAIGTGRGDQLSPALAKGQFQWVLVLPDHGVSTPEVYRELDRHRERHAQDIFPAQGQPTVDADVLQALRAGDPHMLAESLHNDLQAPSLHLNPGLSTVLEVGEANGALAGIVSGSGPTIAFLAPDLDGALELQIALSAARYQVVRVTGPVAGARVYGD, from the coding sequence ATGAGCAATCGGGGTGCCACGGACGCGGTTCACGTGCGGGCCCCGGGCAAGATCAACGTCTTCCTCAAGGTCGGCGCGGTGATGGGCGACGGCTACCACGACGTGGCCACCGCCTACCAGGCGGTCTCGCTCTACGAAGACGTCTACGCCTCCCCGGCGAGCGACTTCTCGGTGGAGTTCGGCGGCCACATCGACACCAGCCGGCTCGAGACCGACGGGTCGAACCTGGCCATCAGGGCGGCGCGCCTGCTCGCCCGCCGGGCCGGGTACCGCGAGGGCGTGCGGCTGCGCATCGAGAAGAACGTGCCCATCGCCGGCGGCATGGGCGGTGGCTCGGCCGACGCCGCGGCGACCCTGCTCGCCTGCGACACGCTGTGGGGCACCGACCTCGGCCGCGACGAACTGCTGTCGCTGGCGAGCGAGCTGGGCGCCGACGTGCCCTTCGCGTTCACCGGCGGAACCGCCATCGGCACCGGGCGCGGTGATCAGCTGAGCCCTGCGCTCGCCAAGGGTCAGTTCCAGTGGGTGCTCGTGCTGCCCGACCACGGGGTGAGCACGCCCGAGGTGTACCGCGAGCTCGATCGGCACCGCGAACGCCACGCCCAAGACATCTTCCCCGCGCAAGGGCAGCCCACCGTCGACGCCGACGTGCTGCAGGCGCTGCGCGCGGGCGACCCGCACATGCTCGCCGAGTCGCTGCACAACGACCTTCAGGCTCCGTCGTTGCACCTGAACCCCGGCCTCTCGACCGTGCTCGAGGTCGGCGAGGCGAACGGGGCGCTGGCCGGCATCGTGTCGGGCTCCGGTCCGACCATCGCCTTCCTCGCGCCCGACCTCGACGGCGCCCTCGAGCTGCAGATCGCGCTGAGCGCCGCGCGCTACCAGGTGGTGCGGGTGACGGGCCCGGTCGCGGGCGCGCGCGTCTACGGAGACTGA
- a CDS encoding MarR family winged helix-turn-helix transcriptional regulator, with the protein MTNRDARDTVDEIVDAWVREHPGLDFSPLKILSRVTRLAKQLEKTRRASFATAGLEPWEFDVLAALRRAGAPNELSPKALLEQTYVSSGTMTNRIDGMVRGGLVERRTDPNDGRGVLVSMTAEGRDRVDRAISHLVAAETELLSGLSRAEQDRLAALLRRLSLDIA; encoded by the coding sequence ATGACCAACCGCGACGCACGCGACACCGTCGACGAGATCGTCGACGCGTGGGTGCGCGAGCATCCGGGGCTCGACTTCTCGCCGCTCAAGATCCTCTCGCGCGTGACCCGGCTGGCGAAGCAGCTCGAGAAGACGCGCCGCGCGTCGTTCGCCACCGCAGGGCTCGAGCCCTGGGAGTTCGACGTGCTCGCCGCACTCAGGCGCGCGGGCGCACCGAACGAGCTGAGCCCGAAAGCGCTGCTCGAGCAGACCTACGTCTCGAGCGGCACCATGACGAACCGCATCGACGGCATGGTGCGGGGCGGCCTCGTCGAGCGCCGCACCGACCCGAACGACGGCCGCGGCGTGCTCGTGTCGATGACGGCGGAGGGCCGCGACCGCGTCGACCGTGCCATCTCGCATCTCGTCGCCGCCGAGACCGAGTTGCTCTCGGGCCTCAGTCGCGCCGAGCAGGACCGCCTCGCCGCGCTCCTCCGCCGCCTCTCCCTCGACATCGCCTGA